CCAGATAGCCAAATGCTAATGGGAAGATAAAGTAAAAACAATCCCAAAAGCATTAGAAAAGGAGACCATGTTTCAGAAAGGGGGGCATGGGTTCCAAAGATAATTAGTGGCACGAAAAGAGGAAATACAAGCACGCTTGTTAAAAAGAATTTGTTTTTTGAGCCCAGAGTAAGAGACGCAGCCAATGTTCCGATGAGGGCGGCCGCGAGAAGGGAGAGGGAAAGGGAGAGGATGATCAGGGGAAGTAGGTCCATGGGTATTTTCAAAAGCATTGCGAGAAAAGGGGCGATTGCTACTAAAATGAGCCCATGGGAAATCCAAAGAGCGAGAGCTTTTATGAGGGCTATCCTATGAATTGAAACAGGGTGCAGGTACAGTTGTGTCAGCGTCCCATCTTCAAAATCCTTTTGAAAAATTTGAGGAAATGAATTTGAGAAAGCCATAAGGGCCAGGACATACAGAATGGGAACGGCCAGGGTCTCTAAGGTCGATAAATCAGACAGTCCAAGTGGAAAGAGAAAACTCGCTAACACTAAGAAGGTGCACTGTAAGAGCACAGATGACTTGTTGCGCCAGGAAAGACTTAGTTCTTGATGAAGATGAGCACAAAAAGATAATTTCATCACAAAGTCTTTCCAATTGTACCGGTCATAGAAATAACTTGCGTTGGAAAGGGGACTTGGAAAGGTGCATGGGTCGCAATAACGGCAAGGCCGCCTTTCTGAAGGTGGATATTTAGGGCATTCACGAACGTGTGAAAACTAGGCTCGTCCAATCCTGTTGTGGGTTCGTCTAAGATCCATAGGGGCTTTTCTGACAGATGGAGGCGGGCCAGAGTAAGTCGCTGTTTTTGTCCGTGAGAGAGGCATTTTATGGGCCGGTATTTGTGGTTGTTGAGGCCAAACAGCTCCAAGGTGTCAGAAATCATACTAGCTGGCATATTTGACCAGAAGCACAGAGTCTCAAAGGGTGTTAGATCATCCTTGAGCGCTCTATCGTGCCCCAAATAGTGAAGGCGTTGAAAATGGTTTTGAGAGGGGGTTTTGATTTTAAGCCCATTCCAATGGAGGTGCCCCTGATTTGAGGTAGAGAGTCCAGATAAAATTTGGAGGAAACTTGATTTTCCAGAACCATTAGGTCCAGTGACAAACAAAAGCTCGCCTTTATTGAGGGAAAAATCTTTGGAGGAGAACACATTGTTTCCGGAACGAATGCAGCTGATGTTTTGGCCTGAGAAAAAGGGTGTCATCATATCAACTTAAAAATCACTACAACGGCCATTCCGTTCCCAGTCTCCGTAACGGGTGGGTTCCAGTCCTTTTGGCCCGCCGTATTCTTTTGGAAGCGCTTCTTTTTTTGAAGGAATATTCTTTGGATTTTTGTCCGAAGGTTTATGTGTAGTCATAAAATCCCTTTTTTGTTTTCCGTCCTAAACGCCCTTCTGACACATATCTTTCCAATAGGGGACAGGGGGCATATTTTGAATCCTGAAGTCCATTATGGAGAACTTGCATGATAGAGAGGCAGGTATCAAGCCCTATTAGGTCTGCGAGGGCAAGTGGCCCCATAGGCTGGTTGGTGCCAAATTTCATGGCTGCATCAATATCCTTGGCAGAGGCAACGCCCTGATCAAGGGTAATTATGGCTTCATTAATCATGGGCATCAAAATTCGATTCACAATAAATCCAGGGACATCTTTAGAATGGACGATAACCTTATCTAATTTTTTGATGACATCATCTATTTTTAAGATAGCTGCAGAATCTGTTTTAGAGCCAGGAATGATTTCCACCAGCTTCATAAGGGGGACGGGATTCATGAAGTGGATGCCCAGGAACCGTTCTGGACAATTGGTGCCCGCTGCCAGATCACTTATGGAAATAGAGGATGTATTGGTGGCTAGGATTGCGGAGTTTTTCAAGTAGGGTTGGATTTCCTTAAAGACCATCTTCTTAAGATCTATATTTTCTGGAACGGCTTCGATGATGAGATCTGTTGAGGTGAGATCACTGAAGGATGTTGAGTAAGAAATATCTATTAGGGATTCGTTGCGTTTTTCCGACGTTTTAGCAACATATGTTTTTGCTTTCTCAAGCATATCTTCTGAGACGTCTACGAGGGTTACCGGATATCCTTTTGAGGCAAAAGCATATGCAATACCGGATCCCATCTGACCTGCGCCAACAATGCCTACCGAGTGAATCATGGGTCAGGCCTTCCGTCTATCTAAAAGATCTATGAGTTCAGGGATGATCTTAAAAAGATCTCCCACGAGTCCGTAGTCGGCTATTTGAAAGATGGGAGCATCGGGATCCTTGTTAATAGCCACGATAATTTTGCTATCCTTCATGCCGGCAATGTGTTGAATCGCCCCTGAAATGCCAATAGCCACATAGAGATCTGGGGCCACAACTTTCCCCGTTTGGCCCACTTGATAATCATTTGGGACAAAGCCCGCATCTACGGCGGCACGGGAGGCGCCAATGGCAGCGTTGAGTCGATCAGCCAACTCTTCTATCAGCTTAAACTTTTCTTTGGATTGAAATCCGCGTCCCCCAGAGACAACGACTTGTGCCGATGTGAGTTCGGGGCGATCAGAGGTGCTTTCCGTCAATTTTACAAAGTGAGAATGGTTTTGCTTTCCCAATTCCAGCAGGTCCTTAGAGAGGGATTCTTCCGGTGTAGAATGCTTTTCACTAGGGGACACTGGGTCAAATCCTGTCGTGCGGATGGTCAGGAAATTTAGAGACGCAGATGATTTGATCGTTTCTAAAGCATTCCCAGCATAAATTGGTCGCAGGAAAGTATCCTTGGATTGAATTTCCATGACATCGGAAATTTGCTCTACATCTGCGAGGGCTGCCGCTCTTGGCAGGACATTCTTTCCAAATGTGTTAGAGGGCGCCAAAACGTACGTATAATTTTTAGCTAAGGACGCGATAACGGGCGCCATTGATTCTGCCAGTGGTTGGGCAAAAGAAGGTGATTTTGCCAGGAGAATTTTTTCAACCTCTGTAATAGCTTTAGCGTTTGGAATAGAGGCGTTGGCAAAAAGCAGCAGATCAATGGGTGCTTTAAGTTTTAAGGCCGCGCCAATAGTAGCCAGGGTCGCTTGGGTCACATGGCCATGTTCGTGCTCAGCAACAATAAGAGTGCGCATCAAATTACCTTTGCCTCTTGGGTAAGTTTTTCAAAAAGCTCTTCTGTTGAGGTGACTTTGGTGCCGCCTTCTCGTTTGGGAGGTTCTTGGACTTTGACGGTTTTGAGGTTGCTTTCGATCTTTATCCCCATGTCTTTAGGTGTGAGTTCTTCAATGGGCTTTTGCTTGGCTTTCATTATGTTGGGCAGGGACGGATATCTCGGTTCATTGAGACGTAAGTCAGTTGTAATAACGCAGGGGAGTGACAGTTTTACGGTTTCAATACCGGTGTCTACCTCTCGTTCCACGATAACAGATTGGCCGTCCACTTTTACTTTTGAGGCAAAAGTGCCTTGTGGCCATCCTAAGAGGCCTGCCAACATTTGGCCTGTTTGGTTAGAATCATCATCAATGGCTTGTTTGCCAGTAATGATTATTTGGGGCGATTCCTTTTCCGCAATGGCCTTTAAAATCTTTGCTGCAATAAGGGGCCTCACGATTTCATCGATCAGAATGTGAATGCCGCGATCGGCCCCTAGTGCCAGGGCAGTTCGCAGAGTCTCTTGGCACTCTTTAGGTCCAATAGAAATAACAACCACTTCTTTAGCTTGGGCGCGTTCTTTAAACAGAATCGCCTCTTCGACGGCAATTTCATCGAAGGGATTCATGGACATTTTTACATGATCTAATTCGACACCAGATTGGTCATTCTTGACGCGAACTTTGACGTTGTAGTCAACAACTCGTTTGATGGCGACAAGTATCTTCATGCCTTTCCCTACTTCGGTTTTCTACGATCAGTCTATAGGAAAAGAAACGGCAGTGCGAGGGTAGAAATGTATGCTTTAAAAACTTAATCGAGTGTCTAATTACAAATAAAATATCGACTCACAACAAGTTAAGTGCATTTTTATTGTATAAATAGTCCTTATACGCTACCTTCATGAAATTAATGCATACCAAATTTTAGAGGGTTATTGTTTTGAAGAATATTATTTTACTTAGTTTATTGGTTATTGCTGCATCTGTTCCGTTTGGAATATTTCCCATATCTGATGCAGAAGCGGGTAAAAAGCATAAACTGGCGCTATTTTATGAAAGTGTAGAAGGAAGTCCATGGGAAAAGTGGACAGCAACACATAAAAAGTACTCTGCAAATGGAGAGGATTATGTTTCAAATATCCTTCGAAATCAGTTGGGCATTAAACCTCCAGTAGATGAAAGTGGTGGAGCCGGTGGCAAGCTTGGGTCCTCAAGTCAGTCTAAGAACAATGCTGCTAACGCAAGCGTTGGATCCAGTGGAAGACTATATCAACTTCATATGGAGCATTTTGGTGAGGCAATCCAGAATCTTCGAACAGCAGGTTATAAGGCATTTGCCGATAGTGTTGAAACCTTGAAGTCGAGCGCAATCCTTTTCCCTCAGCTTGAGATTAATGTTGCCAGAACTGCAGCTTGGTCCCTCAGAAAGGAAAATACACAGTTTGAAGGTTTGTTCCAAGCCCAGTCGGATACAGCTGTTCGAGAGGTTTTTAAACGTTATGTAGACAAGCATTTTTCTGAAGGTTTAGAGCAAAAAGAAAAACGCGGGGCTTTTGAGAAAAAAATTAAAGCAGGGGTATCCATTCTAGAAGAATATAGGATCTATGGGATTTGCCCCACTGCGGGTAATATTGAATTGACTATTTCCAGACTTTTTCTTTCAGAGGAACATTCTGGAGAGGATTTCTCATTAGAAAGCAGAAACGGAATATTGAAAGTACTTAAGGATTCTGGCTTTGTCACGACGGACGTAACTTCCTTTGACAATTTTGAATATGATCCTGGGGTGATTTTAAAACAGTATTTTTCAAAAAATCCTGGAACGACTCTTATACTGGGATGTGGGACACAACTGAATGGCGAACTTGGCTCAAGCATGGGAGTTGAGACAGTAGCGTGTGGTGCCTGTACAGATCGACATTTACACGTTCCAACTGTTTCAATGGATGGCCATGAAGCTCCCACAGTTGTTGGAAATATGCATGACAAAAGGATATGGACGGCGCTGAAGGATAATTCTCTAGAGCTTATTGGTGATCACGCTTGGGGATTTATATTGTTAGATAATTCTCAGGAGAATGAGGGAACTTTCCAAGAGGCTTGTCGTGTTTTGAAACCAACTGGGATGATTGAATTCTTTGATCATACAAACTTCTTTCGTTCTGTTGAATCCCAACTGGGTGGGACGGCCGCGAAGCAGTGGGAGACAGTGGATGCGGAGTTCAAGAAGGTAGGCAACCAGGGCAACACAAACCTGCACCGTCTATTTGAGGTTGGTTTTCGGTTTGTAGGTATTCGGAGTGATGACGGAAATAATGGCTTTCTGCAATTTAGAAGGCAAGGCTAATCATCATTGCGGCGAAGTTTGGCAAACCATGATTTTGTCACTACCAGCAATTGAAGTCTCTTAATTTTGAGCAGACGGAAGGGATGTCTTTTTCTTTTTTCGTGTTGTTGACGAGGAGCTTACACTATGATGGCATCAATGATCTGTCCTGACGTGAACCTTTTCTATTGTGAGGTTATATTCTCATGAACTTGTGAAATGGTTTCCAAAACTAATGCTTCGTAAACTTCTGACAACCGGTACCGGTGGGCTTTGGCTTTTGAATCCTCAATTTCAAGGAAGCCGCTCTCGGTCCAAGCCTTACACCACCTCCGAGCTTGACGGTCTGAAATTTTGAAAAACTCTGCAATATCGATGACTGCAAGAGTCTCCATTGTTTGGAAAAGCTTGAGGACTTGCCGTTGCTCTGGAAGAAGGCTGCGCAACATGAGAGACTGATCAGTTGCACCTTGGCTTGCTGATCGCTCTGCTTTACGTTGAATGGTGACGAAGGAGTCCACCATGCCACCAATAAAATATTCTAAGAATTGAGTGAGATCCCCCTCAGCGCGCTTGCCCTCATAATAGTCTTCATCATTCCCAACGGTTAAAGCGTCATAGTAGGCTTTCAAATTCCGAGCATAATATTCTTCCAAAGAATAAATTCCCTTAAGCCCATAACCGTGCCTATGCAAGACAAGTGTTGCAAGAAGCCGTGCCGTGCGCCCATTACCATCAAAATAAGGATGAATAGTTGCTAGCTGATAATGAGCGAGTCCCGCCACAATGGGAATGGGGAACTCTTTTACGCCTAAATTGAACCACTCCACAAGGCCTTTCATAAGTGCTGCCACGTCTTTATCCTTGGGAGGAATGTAGACCACAAGCTTACCATTGCGAATGACATTCTGATCATCTCGGTAGGGGCTGGGACGCTTGCGTCCATTGTAAGCTATGCCGTGAATGGTTTGGATGGTTTTTTCGCTCAAGGCTTCTTTGCCATTTGCAAGCTGCTCAACATAATTAAGCGCTTGATAATAATTTTGCACTTCTTGCTCATCTTTTGCCCGATTCGGGAAATGCTCTCTCTGCGCAATGACAGCACGGACTTCCTCTGCTGAGAGCATGTTGCCCTCAATCGCTGTTGAATAGTGTGTGGATGCAATGCGTGCGGTGTCTCGCAAAGAGGTTAAGATGCGTGCCGTGATAGGAAGATCTGAGATGGCTTGGCGAGCCCGTTCGATCTCTCCCAGAGACAGAGCCATAGCGGACGAAATGGTGTATCGAGGTGTAAATGCCATAGGCATATGGTAGCAAATGTCCAACAAATGTCAAGATAATGTCCGGCAAATGTCCGGCAAATGTCCAGAAAAGGACCTGCGGAAAATAAGCTCTATAACACTCTGCGAGTGGGGCAGAAATTATGATGTCTATTCATCGAAATATGGTTGCCCCAAGCTTTACATGTGAGGAAAAGTTTATATGGGGATTTAGCAGAGAAAATCTTAGCATTCTTAAAAAAGTGCTGAGATTTTTTATGAATGTTTTTCTTTCCTTAAAACCCATCCACTGTAAATTGCCTGGATTCCCAATAAGGGAATGAAAAGCAAGCTCACGTATTCTTCGTGAATCCATAGCAAAGTAAAGCCCTGGATGAGCATAAAGCCAACATGTAAGCAGGTGACCCTGGTGTGGCTCCAGCCCGATTGATTGAGGCGTTGATAAAGATGTTCCCGATGGGCGTCCCATATTTTCTCTTTTCGTAAGGTCCGTCGGAATAGGGTGAAGAGCGTATCGTAGATAAAGTTAAAAAATAAGACGGGCAGGACTAATGGAGAAATAGGATGATCCGAGAATTGGGGCAGCGCGATCATGAGACCCAAGACGGGGAGGAGGAATCCCAGGAACTGGCTGCCAGAGTCTCCCAAAAACAATCGAGACTTTGGAAAATTAAAGAACAGAAACCCCAGGCTTGCGAAGGCTAGAAGGGCAAAAGTGCTAGTTAGGGAAGAGGAAAGAAAGAACAAGAAGAAACATGCCCCAATGGTTTGGACGGCAGCAATCCCATTAATGCCATCCATAAAGTTGAACATATTGATGAAATAAAGGAGCCAAAAAGCTGTGAGGAGGGACCCTAATGGGCCTAGGGGAATGGTTAGGCCTGGTAATAGGAGAATATTTTCAAAGCTGATTCCCAGACTCACAATGACAATTGTTGCCAGTAATTGAAGCCCTAAGCGTATTTTCCATGTCAGCGGGTTGATGTCATCCCAAAGGCCCATAAGCATCATGACAAGTGCCGCAATCCAAAGAGTGATGAGGGGACTTACGTCTGAAACTAAAGGCCGTGTGCCGAAGAGTGACATAAGGAAAAAGCTAAGGGCAATGGCAACGCCTCCTGCTTTAGGCGTTGTTTCCATGTGGGAAGAACGCTCATTTGGGACATCATGAATATTAATTTTAATCATGATAAAAGAAAACAAGGCACTCAGGCACATTGCTAAAAAAGTTTGTGGGAAAAAATTAGCAAAATCCATTTTCATTCTCCATTTTCTAGGACCCTACTTGAGTTAAACTGACGGAGCAAGCAAGTATGATGTGGGCAATGCGAAGAAATATATGCAGAAATTTCCGATAATATGGCATAATAAGCGCAGGGAGTTTGATTCATTTACAGGAGGCAAAACAATGTATCGATGTTTAATTATTTCTTTATTTGTTGTGGGTGGCTTATTCATTCAGTCTGCCGTTGTTCCAAACGATGCTGAGGCAGTACCTACTAAAAAGCGATTAAAACATAAGGTTGGTATTGGAAAAGGGCCAGTTCGTCATGGAAAGCGTATACCTCCTGGTGGTATTGGAAAAGGGCCAGTTCGTCATGGAAAGCGGATACCTCCTGGTGGTATTGGAAAAGGGCCAGTTATTGTGGGTCATAAAAAGCATATGTGTTGCCCTGGATCTAAGTCTAAAAAAGGATTTACTTCATGTTATTTGTCTACTTTGAAGTGTCCTGGCTTGGCAAAGCGTAAAGCACCGAAGAGGGTTCCATGTGTATCATGTGGAGGAGCTCGCAGGTACAATTGTGTGCCGGGTGAGTCTCTCGCCAAAGTTCGATGTCCTATAAGACAACATCCTTTTCCCGTCAGTGTTGGAAAGAAAAAACATCCTAAATCTTTTGGTGGGGGAAGACACAAGAGGAAGAAGGGAAGGCCTGTTGCTTCAGAGCATAAAGCATTCATGGTGGACGTTTACCATCCTTAAAAACACACGTTTGTTGGGTGAATTCATACAAAAGGGAGACTCTTCAGTCTCCCTTTTTTTTATTTGTAATATCATCAAAACTTTCCCCAAAATTGTCAATTATTTCTAGCCGTTTCCGAAACAGAATTCATAGATTGCCCCATGTATTATTTCTGATATAGTGCAGAAAGTTGTACAAAAAAATGTGAGGCTTAAAATGCGAAAAACCCTTCTTCCCTGTATGATTGGAAATATTATTGAGTGGTATGAGTTTATGCTCTATGGCTATTTTGCCACCGTAATTGGGACGTTGTTTTTTCCTCCTATGGAGGGACTTTATCCTCTTGTCTTCTCTTTTGCCATTTTCTCCGTCGGTCTTTTTGTTCGCCCCATAGGGGGGATTGTGTTGGGACACATAGGAGATAAACTTGGCCGGAAAAAGTCTTTAATTCTGTCCGTTTATATGATGGCGCTTCCTACGGCGGCCATTGGACTTTTGCCTACCTATGCAACTATAGGGGCCCTGGCGCCCATTTTATTGGTATGTATGCGAATTTTGCAGGGGTTTGCTATGGGAGGGGAATATGCCGGAACCGTTGTTTCGATTCTTGAGCATTCTCCCAACAAAAAACGCGGATTGTATGGAAGTTTAGCAGCCCTAAGTCTTGTATCTGGAATGTTGTTGGGATCCATAGCAGGAGCTAGCTGTGAAGCCTTTTTGAGTCAGGAAGAACTCTATACTTGGGGGTGGCGTATTCCGTTTTTCCTCGGATTGGTAGGCGCTATCTGGGGTATGTATATGCGTCGCTCATTGGAGGAGACTGGTAAGTATTTGGACTGCAAAAATGAAAATCGACTTTCTAGACTCCCTATTGGAGAGTTGTTTCAGAACTTTCCAAAAATCGTTCAAGCTGTTTTGGTCCAAACGACCCTAGCAGTTGGAATCTATACCATTACGATCTTTTATATAAATTTTGCCAAAACCATTTTTGAATTTACGAGTCAGGGAACATTCTTTATAAATGCTCTGGGAACCGTAATTTTAGGCCTGTCGACAGTTTTATTTGGGAAGCTATCGGATGTATACGGGCGTAAGAAAGTCATGCTGCTTTCCACGATCAGTATTATGGTTGTGGCTTATCCTTGTATTTCTTTGACCATCGAGGGGAATGTACAAGCCTATATGACTGGCTACTTAACTCTCTCCTTCCTCGTGGGTGGTGTGTTGGGACCGTTGCCCACTTTTTTGGTAGAGTTCTTTAACACAAATGTACGTTATTCTGCAGTAGCCTTGACCAATAATCTTAGTATGGGAATTTTTGGTGGAACCGCGCCTGTCGCGATTGCCTACTTAATTCAAGTGACGGGTACAAACATCGTGCCCGCCTTTTATCTGATGGGTACGGCTGTTATAACGATTTTGGCACTTTTGTCTACGAGGGATGATTATGGCCGAGAACTTGCCTAGAGAACACAGAGGACATAGAAATATGAAAGAAGTTCCCTTTAAGGTGATCCCAAGGGAAGAGATGGAGGATATCTATTCTCCAGTACATGCAGCCAGTAAAGATGCTATTACGCTTAAAGCTTTTAATGATCACAAGTCTATCAGTCGCTTTTGCTCGAAGAATATTGGCCAACTTTCTATGAAGTGGTTACATTTAAAGCCAGGGCAAGAAGTAAAGATTCACGATCACCCTGTGGACACTCTCATGATTGTGACCCGTGGCCAGGGTGCATTGATCGGCGACTTAGAGCAAAAGATTTTTGAAGGGGATTCTGTTCTTATCCCCAGTTCTAAAAAACATGGTGTCATTACAACCGATGATAAAGGCCTTTGGGCTTTGTCATTCCGTTTTAACGAGTAGTTAAAACGCGTCCTTCATCTTTGAATTCACCAGTTGGCAAATGATGATGAACACCTTACTCTATAAGCAAGAGATTTTGGATAGATTCGGTAAGAGGGCATATGCGTTGGGAATGTGTAGATCTTAGAAACTTTTATGGCGCCCGTCGTGGTAAGATGGTTCGACGGATGATACGGCGACGTGTCCGAGCCATGTGGCCGAATACAAAAAACATGACTATTTTGGGATTGGGATACGCGACTCCCTATTTGCGCAACTATATGACGGATAGCAATCACGTGGTTGCCTTTATGCCTGGTCCACAAGGAGCAATACCATGGCCAACCTTGCATTCTGCAGCAATTAATCACGGAGGAAGGGAGACTCACTCTTTGGTTGCACTAACTGAAGAGGATGTTCTTCCCCTTCCTGATGCCAGCGTGGATCGATTGCTAATGGTACATATGCTTGAACATGCATCCAATGGACCGGCCCTTCTTCGCGAGGCTTGGCGCGTTCTTAAAGATGATGGCAAGCTGCTTTTGGTGGTGCCCCATCGTCGAAGCATGTGGACACGATTTGATCGTACCCCGTTTGGCATTGGACATCCCTATAGCTATCGGGAACTGGGTGCCCTTTTGCGGAAGACCCTCTTTACGCCTTTGCGTCGGGAGGGTGCTTTGTTTATTCCCCCCTTTCGATCAAAATTATCCCTTTCTTTAGCCACCATATGGGAAAACTTGGCCCACAAGTGGTTTCCAAAATTCTCCGGTGTTCTTGTCGTGGAGGCAGGAAAAGAAATTTATGGAGGGGAGTTAAACATGGGAACAGTTAGGCAGAGGCGCGCCTATGCTCCTGTTCCATTGGGCTAAGTTCCACTTCCCCAAATTCCACTATAGAGATTTAGGATGATAACAAACGAGCGATCAGCTAAATTGGCGCTCTTTCCTATTCTTTAAAAGTCTTTTTCAGAGCGTTCAAAGTCTGATGATGGGTTAAATCCAAATGTAATGGTGTGATGGAAATATAACTTTCTTCTATAGCAGATAGATCTGTTCTAGGGGTGAAGGATTTTTGCACAGGAAGAGGTCCAATCCAATAGTATGGACGGTTTCTAGGGTCTTTACATTCCCAAAGTTCGCCACCGGACAGATCACGAAAGCCTTGAGGAACAACTTTGGTTCCTTTGACAGAGTGGATAATCGCATCTGGAAAGTTGATATTCATCAGGCATTCCTTTGGCCAGTAGGTCTTTAAAAGATTTCGAATAATGTCTGGAGCAAAATGGAGGGCTGTGGCCCATTTAGGCGGATGGCGGCGATCAATTACTTGACTTAGCGCAATGGCAGGAATGCCGAGAAGTGTCGCCTCCATGGCGGCAGCAACGGTGCCAGAATAGGTTACTTCTTCTCCTAGGTTGCTGTTGTAGTTCACACCTGAGAGAACGAGAGTAGGTTTTTTGTCCTTAAGAATGTGATTGACACCTAATAGGACGCAGTCAGTGGGAGTGCCATCAACCGAATAGCGCCGATCTGAAATCTGTCGAATGCGAAGAGGGCGGCTGAGGGTCAGCGAATGACTAGCCCCACTCTGCTCTGTTTCTGGCGCAACAACCCATACATCATCTGAAAGTTGTTCAGCAACTTCTTTGAGGATCTTTAGTCCCGGTGCGTTGATGCCATCGTCGTTGCTCACAAGAATCCTTAGGGAAGATGGATCAGTGACTTTTGGATATTTAGTCGCGCTCATGTGGATGAATCTCCGTTAGACCATTCATGTAAGAATGGAGAATTTCTGGGATGATGACGGAACCGTCTTCTTGCTGATAATTTTCAAGGATCGCTACGAGGGTACGGCCGATAGGAATCCCTGAGCCATTGAGAGTATGGACGAATTGCGGCTTTTCCTTCTTCTCTCCGAGAGAAATAGGCCTGAAGCGGGCCTTCATACGGCGTGCTTGGTAGTCACCACAAACGGAGCAACTGGAAATTTCTCTGTAGGTATTCTGTCCTGGAAGCCAAACTTCAATGTCATATGTTTTGCGTGCAGCTACCCCCAGATCACCGGTACATAAGGAAACGACTCTATATGGCAAAGCTAGACGCTTAAGGACTTCCTCGGCTGATTTTGTCATACGTTCGTGCTCATTTCCAGAGGTATCAGGATGGGTGATACTGACAAGCTCTACTTTGCTAAACTGATGTTGCCGAACCATACCACGTGTATCTTTTCCGGCAGCACCAGCCTCGGATCTAAAACAATATGAGTAGGCGACAAAACGTTTTGGCAGATCTTCTTCGTCGAGTATGTCTCCGGCTACAAGATTAGTGAGGGGGACTTCTCCGGTGGGAATAAGCCATCGGCCATCGGTCGTCTGAAATAAATCTTCCGAAAACTTGGGCAGCTGACCTGTGCCAAAAACGGCATTGTCTCGGACAAGGAAGGGAACGCTTACTTCTTCATAATCAAAATTCTGGGTGTGTAGGTCGAGCATGAAAGATACTAGGGCCCGCTCAAGTTGTGCGAGGGCTCCTTTTAGGACAACAAATCGTGATCCTGACATTTGGCTCGCCTTCTCAAAATCCATGAGCCCCAATTCTTCCCCAATCTCCACATGCTCTTTAGGTTTGAAATCAAATGTTGGAATCTCTCCCCATTTTCTTATCTCAACATTTTCACTTTCATCTTTACCATCAGGTGTACTTTCATCGGGAAGATTTGGAAGACCAGCCAGAAGAGTTTTAATTTCCTGGGAAAGTTTGCCTTCTTTAGCTTCTAGTTCAGGAAATTTCTTCTTGAGAAGAGCCCCTTCCTTTACAAGAGATTCGATATTCTCTCCCTTGCTTTTTGCCATTCCCAGTTTGCGAGCATTTTCATTCCGCTCTTGTTGAATGTCCTGTATGGAGGTAATTAAGGATCGGTGCTGTTCATCTAGTTCAAGGAGTTTGCTACCCACAGGCACATGCCCTCGACGCTTAAGTCCCGCATCAAACAGTGCCTTGTTCTCTCGGATCCATT
This portion of the Alphaproteobacteria bacterium genome encodes:
- a CDS encoding electron transfer flavoprotein subunit beta/FixA family protein, with product MKILVAIKRVVDYNVKVRVKNDQSGVELDHVKMSMNPFDEIAVEEAILFKERAQAKEVVVISIGPKECQETLRTALALGADRGIHILIDEIVRPLIAAKILKAIAEKESPQIIITGKQAIDDDSNQTGQMLAGLLGWPQGTFASKVKVDGQSVIVEREVDTGIETVKLSLPCVITTDLRLNEPRYPSLPNIMKAKQKPIEELTPKDMGIKIESNLKTVKVQEPPKREGGTKVTSTEELFEKLTQEAKVI
- a CDS encoding glycosyltransferase family 4 protein, with protein sequence MIKINIHDVPNERSSHMETTPKAGGVAIALSFFLMSLFGTRPLVSDVSPLITLWIAALVMMLMGLWDDINPLTWKIRLGLQLLATIVIVSLGISFENILLLPGLTIPLGPLGSLLTAFWLLYFINMFNFMDGINGIAAVQTIGACFFLFFLSSSLTSTFALLAFASLGFLFFNFPKSRLFLGDSGSQFLGFLLPVLGLMIALPQFSDHPISPLVLPVLFFNFIYDTLFTLFRRTLRKEKIWDAHREHLYQRLNQSGWSHTRVTCLHVGFMLIQGFTLLWIHEEYVSLLFIPLLGIQAIYSGWVLRKEKHS
- a CDS encoding DUF1674 domain-containing protein, which encodes MTTHKPSDKNPKNIPSKKEALPKEYGGPKGLEPTRYGDWERNGRCSDF
- a CDS encoding 3-hydroxybutyryl-CoA dehydrogenase (converts (S)-3-hydroxybutanoyl-CoA to 3-acetoacetyl-CoA), encoding MIHSVGIVGAGQMGSGIAYAFASKGYPVTLVDVSEDMLEKAKTYVAKTSEKRNESLIDISYSTSFSDLTSTDLIIEAVPENIDLKKMVFKEIQPYLKNSAILATNTSSISISDLAAGTNCPERFLGIHFMNPVPLMKLVEIIPGSKTDSAAILKIDDVIKKLDKVIVHSKDVPGFIVNRILMPMINEAIITLDQGVASAKDIDAAMKFGTNQPMGPLALADLIGLDTCLSIMQVLHNGLQDSKYAPCPLLERYVSEGRLGRKTKKGFYDYT
- a CDS encoding heme exporter protein CcmB, translating into MKLSFCAHLHQELSLSWRNKSSVLLQCTFLVLASFLFPLGLSDLSTLETLAVPILYVLALMAFSNSFPQIFQKDFEDGTLTQLYLHPVSIHRIALIKALALWISHGLILVAIAPFLAMLLKIPMDLLPLIILSLSLSLLAAALIGTLAASLTLGSKNKFFLTSVLVFPLFVPLIIFGTHAPLSETWSPFLMLLGLFLLYLPISIWLSGFALREALTQ
- the ccmA gene encoding heme ABC exporter ATP-binding protein CcmA codes for the protein MFSSKDFSLNKGELLFVTGPNGSGKSSFLQILSGLSTSNQGHLHWNGLKIKTPSQNHFQRLHYLGHDRALKDDLTPFETLCFWSNMPASMISDTLELFGLNNHKYRPIKCLSHGQKQRLTLARLHLSEKPLWILDEPTTGLDEPSFHTFVNALNIHLQKGGLAVIATHAPFQVPFPTQVISMTGTIGKTL
- a CDS encoding Fic family protein → MPMAFTPRYTISSAMALSLGEIERARQAISDLPITARILTSLRDTARIASTHYSTAIEGNMLSAEEVRAVIAQREHFPNRAKDEQEVQNYYQALNYVEQLANGKEALSEKTIQTIHGIAYNGRKRPSPYRDDQNVIRNGKLVVYIPPKDKDVAALMKGLVEWFNLGVKEFPIPIVAGLAHYQLATIHPYFDGNGRTARLLATLVLHRHGYGLKGIYSLEEYYARNLKAYYDALTVGNDEDYYEGKRAEGDLTQFLEYFIGGMVDSFVTIQRKAERSASQGATDQSLMLRSLLPEQRQVLKLFQTMETLAVIDIAEFFKISDRQARRWCKAWTESGFLEIEDSKAKAHRYRLSEVYEALVLETISQVHENITSQ
- a CDS encoding electron transfer flavoprotein subunit alpha/FixB family protein, with the protein product MRTLIVAEHEHGHVTQATLATIGAALKLKAPIDLLLFANASIPNAKAITEVEKILLAKSPSFAQPLAESMAPVIASLAKNYTYVLAPSNTFGKNVLPRAAALADVEQISDVMEIQSKDTFLRPIYAGNALETIKSSASLNFLTIRTTGFDPVSPSEKHSTPEESLSKDLLELGKQNHSHFVKLTESTSDRPELTSAQVVVSGGRGFQSKEKFKLIEELADRLNAAIGASRAAVDAGFVPNDYQVGQTGKVVAPDLYVAIGISGAIQHIAGMKDSKIIVAINKDPDAPIFQIADYGLVGDLFKIIPELIDLLDRRKA